ACTTCATGCACCGGGATGCTCCCCGACTCGCCGCCGGTGACCAGCAGGATGCCGCTCTGACCCACGACTGTCGCGAGGAGCGCGACGGATGCCGCGACGAGCGCCGCTGTCGCGCCGAAGCGAGCTCCGAGACCGTGCACGAATGCGGCGCGGGACTCGCCGGCGGTCGGCCGAGACCGTCCCGTCCGCTCGGCCTCGTCGAGCATCATCGCGAGCAGGACGTCGCCGTGCTCCCGGCGCCACGAGCGCGGGTACCAGCTCAGCACGCGTCGGAAGCGCCGCTCGTCGAGCCCGCTCATGCGAACGCCGTCCGTGCCACCGCGGGGCGCGCGGCGCCAGGTCGTCGGGCGGCGGCCAACCGCTCCCTCGCCACCCGAGCCTGGTGCTCGAGAGCGGTGATCTCAGCGAGCAGAGCCGCGCCACCGGCATCCTCGATCGCGAAGTACCGCCGAGCGCGCCCGCCGACGACCTCCTCGCCGTCGGCGCGGATGAGGCCCTCGCGCTCGAGGCGCTCGAGCGCGGCGTAGAGCGTCGTGACCTTCATCGCGGCCCGGCCTGAAGAGGCGGAGTCGACTTCGCGAAGGATGTCGTACCCGTGTCGCCGTCCCCCGGCCAACGCCGTGAGGATCCAGAAGGCCGTGGGACCGAGAGGGGATGCCATGGGTCATTCATACTCCATCGGCAGGAATATTCCCACGGGTGATCCTTTACGCAGCCCATCCGCGTCGCCATACTGAGTGCACTTGTTCATCTGTACAACTCTTCTGGAGGCGCCATGCCCGGAGCGATCGTCATCACGGGAGCGAGTTCGGGGATCGGCGCCGGGTTCGCCCGCCGCTACGCCGCGCGGGGTCACGACGTCGTCCTCGTCGCCCGTCGAGCCGACCGACTCGACGCCCTCGCCGAAGAGCTCCGCGGGCTCCACCGCATCGACGCGACCGTCCTCGCCGTCGACCTCACCGACCCGGCCGCGCCCGCCGCCATCGCCGCGGAACTCGCCCAGCGCGGCATCCGCCCCGCCGGTCTCGTCAACAGCGCCGGCTTCGGCACCGCATCCGCCTTCGCCGACGAGGATGCCGCCCGCGTCGCCGCCGAGGTGCAGGTCAACGTGCTCGCCCTGACCCTCCTTACGCGGGAGCTCCTTCCCGACCTCATCGCCGCGCGCGGCGTGCTCGTCAACGTGTCGAGCAACGCCGGGCATCAGCCGCTGCCGGGCCTCGCCGTCTATGCCGCGACGAAGGCGTACGTCACCTCGCTGACCGAGGCGATCTGGCAGGAGACCCGCGGCACCGGTCTGAAAGTCCTCGCCCTCTGCCCGGGGCCGACCGAGACCGAGTTCTTCGCCGTCGCCGGGTCGGAGACCTTCAAGGTGGGAGCGACCAAGTCCGTCGACGACGTGCTCGACGAAGCCTTCGCCGCGCTCGACTCGGCGAACCCTTCGCCCGTGCGGACGGTCGGCGCCGCCAACCGCGTCCAGGGGTGGGCCGCGCGCGTCTCGCCCCGCCGCCTCCGCCTCCGCGTGGCCGCCCGCGCGGTGGGAGGCGCCTGATGCGACGGATGCCGCCCGAAGAACGCCGTCACGAACTCGTCGCCGCCGCGATCCGCGTCATCGCCCGGCAGGGCGTGGCTGCCGCGACGACCCGCGCGATCACGGCCGAGGCGGGGATGCCACTCGGCGCGTTCACCTACATCTTCGGCACGCAGGACGAGCTCATGACCGCGGTCATCGACACCGTCATCGAGCAGGAGCGGTTCGCCGCCGAGTCCCGCGCGATCGATCCGACCTCACTCGCCTCGGCGATCCGCTCGGGCCTCGAGGGCTACATCGATCTGCTCGAGCGCGACCCCTCCGATGAGATCGCGCTCCTCGAACTCGCCCTCGTCGCTCGGCGCCGTAACCCGCAGGGGCAGATGCGCGCGCAGTGGGAGACGTACTACGCCGCCGCCGAGCAGGTGCTCACCTACGCCGCCGAGATCACCGGCAACCGCTGGACGCAGCCCGTCGCCGACCTCGCGCGCCACCTCGTCGTCGTCGTCGACGGCATCACGACGACGTGGCTCGCCGACGGCGACTCGGATGCCGCACGTCGCACGGCATCGTTCGCCGCGGCCGCCTTCGCCGCGGCATCCGCCCCGCTCGGGGCACCGACCGAAGGGAGTCCCCGTGCTGACTGAGATCGACGACCGCGTCCTGGCGGCGGTGAACCTGCACGCCGTCCTCGGCGCCCTGCCGAAGCTGTCGGAGGTCGCCCCCGACGCGTCGGGGCTGTTGGCACGGATGCCGCAGCCGGTCCTCTTGACGGCGCGGATCGTCGGCGGCGAGGCGATGAGCCTCGTCTTCGCACGGGACGGCATCCGTCCGGCGGACGGCGACCACGGCGGCATGACGCGGGCGACCCTGCTGTTCCGCTCCCCCGCGCACCTCAATGCGGTGCTCGACGGGAAGGGCTCGCCGATCCCGATCGCCGGCCCCGCGGGGCTCCGCTTCCTCACACAGGTCTTCACCCCGGTCAGCGACCTGCTGGGTCGCTACCTGCGTCCAACCGACGCGGACCTGACCGATCCGGAGTTCACCGATGCGCACCGCGTCCTGCTCCTCGAGGTGGCCGTCGGCGCGATCACGATCGTCGCGAACCGCGACCGGTCCGGGCGATTCAGCGCCGAGCAGATGTCGGACGGCGATCTCGACATCGCGGTGGGCGATGCCCTCCGCCACCGTCTGCGGGTGCGGGAGCACACCCTCTCCCGCGTTCCGGTGACGGATGCCGCGCCCCGCGCGATCTTCCGCTTCGCCGACCTGCAGACCGCGGGTGACGTCCTCGCCGGCCGCGAGAGCGCGCTCGCGTGCGTCGGCGACGGTCGCATCGCCATCCGCGGCTACATCCCCCTCGTCGACAACACGAGTCGCATCCTCGACCGCGTCGGCCACTACCTCGGAAAGTGAGCTCCTCCGTGTACACCTTCGACAAGAGCCTCGCCGCCTTCCGCCGCGCCCAGCAGGTGATCCCCGGCGGCATCCCGGGTCACCTCGGCCCGACCGAGGGCCTTCACCTGCCGAACAACGGCTTCCCCAAGTTCGCCACCCGCGCCGAGGGCACGCGGTTCTGGGACCTCGACGGCAACGAGTTCATCGACTGGATGTGCGGCTACGGACCGAACATCCTCGGCTACAACGACCCGGATGTGGCCGCGGCCGCTCAGGCGCAGGCGAAGAAGGAGGACGTCGTCTCGCTGCCCTCACCCGTCATGATCGACTTCGCCGAGTTGCTCGTCGACCAGGTCGCCAGCGCCGACTGGGCCATGTTCGCCAAGAACGGCGGCGACACGACGACCCTCGCGATCATGACGGCGCGCGCAGCGACCCTCCGGAAGAAGGTCGTGTTCGTGAAAGGCTTCTACCACGGGGTCGCGCCGTGGACGCAGAAGCTCGACTACCCGGGCGTCCTCGAAGAGGACGTCGCGAACAACCTGTATGTGCCGTGGAACGACCTCGACGCGCTCCGCACCCTGCTGTCCGAGAACCGGGGCGAGGTCGCCGCGCTCATCTCGACGCCGTACATGCACGGCAACTTCGTCGACAACCAGCTGCCCGCCGAGGGCTACTGGCAGGCCGTGCGGAAGCTGTGTGACGAGCACGGCGTGGTCCTCATCATCGATGACGTGCGCGCCGGCTTCCGCCTCGACCTCGCCGGCAGCGACCACTACTTCGGTTTCGAAGCCGACCTCATCTGCTTCTGCAAGGCGCTCGCGAACGGCTACAACGTGTCGGCGCTTCTCGGACGCGAATCGCTGAAAGAGGCCGTCAGCTCGATCACCTACACGGGCAGCTACTGGATGAGCGCCGTCCCCTTCGCCGCCGGCATCGCGACGCAGCAGAAGCTCCGGGAGCTCGACGCTCCGGCGCTGTTCGAACGCCTCGGCACCCGGCTGACCGACGGACTCACCGAGGCAGCCTCCGAGGCGGGGTTCACCCTCGTCGCGTCAGGGGCGCCGGCACTGTTCTATCTGCGCGTCGCCGACCCGGCGGACTCGCTCATGCTGCACCAGGACTGGATCGCCGAGTGCGTCAGGCGCGGGGCGTACCTCACGTCGCATCACAACCACTTCCTGAACGCCGCGGTCACCGAGGCCGATGTCGACCGGACGGTCGAGATCGCCGCCGACGCCTTCGCCGCCCTCCGGACGCGCCACCCCGCGGTGGTGTGACGTGACCGGGACGACGACCGCACCCGCGACGACCGGCACCGTCCTCGGGGTCGCAGCGGTCTACGGACTGCAAGGGCTCGGGTACGCCGTGATCGTGACGGCGCTCCCCGCGTTCCAGGAGCGCACCGGCCTGGATGCCACGGGGATCGCCGCGATCCTGCTCGGGGTCTGCGTCACCGCGGCGCTCGGCTCGCTCGCCGCCGACGCGATCGCCCGCCGCGCGAGCAGCCGCCACGGGGTCATCGTCGGTCTGTCGTTGCAGGCGCTGGGACTCGTGGCGACGGCGTTCTCCCCCGGCACGGCGATGCTCGCGGCATCCGTCCTCGTCTACGGTCTCGGGCTCGGTCTCATCGACGCGTCGTCGAACATGCAGGGCGTGCTGGTCCAGCGGGGTCGCGCGACGCCGCTGCTCGGCCGGTTCTTCGCGACGCTGACCGCGGGATCGATCGTCGGCGCGTTGGGGATGGCGGGAATCCTCGCCACCGGCGCTCCAGCCTTCGCGACACTCGTCGGCGCCGCGGTCCTGCAGGTCGCGTTCCTCCTGGTGGTGTCCGGCCGACTCAGCCGGGAACGGGCGGCACAGTCATCCGAATGGAGCGGCCCCCGCGGGCCGCGGCTCGACGCGCGAGCCATCACGATCGTCGGGCTCGTCATCCTCGCCGCCTACACGGTCGACTCGGCGGTGAGCTCGTGGAGTTCCGTGCACCTCCGCGCGATCGGCGCCGCCGTAGCGATCGCACCCCTCGGCCTCGCGGCGTACCAGGGCGGGGTGCTGGCGGCGCGATTGGCGACGGATGCCGTGGTCCGCCGCATCGGCCGCGGCCGCCTGCTCGCCGTCAGCCTCGTCCTCGGAGTGATCGGGGCGCTCATCGTCGCCGCCGTCCCCTCCCCCGTCGCCTCGATCGTCGGCTTCGCGATCAGCGGCGTCGCCGTCGGCGCGCTCGTGCCGATCGCCTTCGGCCTCGCCGGGTCCATCGAGCCGGAGCGCAGCGACGAGGTGATCGCCCGGGTCAACCTCTTCAACTACGCCGGGGCGGTCCTCGGCGCGGTCGGTGTCGGGGTGCTCACCGACGTCACCGGATCCGGGCTCGCCTTCCTCCTCCCCGCCCTGCTTCTCGTCGCGGCGGTGCCCGCCTGGCGACGGGCCGCCTGACGCGCGGGTCAGGCGCCGAGCGAGGCGCGGAGCGCGCGCTCGAGTTCGGCGAGCAGCATCGCGCGCTCCGTTTCAGGCGCCGAGAACGCCTCGTGCAGCACGGCATCCGCCGACGCGAAGGCGACTCGCGCCACCGCCGCGCCGCGCTCGTCGTCCACCCCGTCGAGCACGCCGGCCTCGCGCAGCAACGTGTGCACGCGGTCGGCCATCGCACGCTTGTGGCGGCGACGCGCGGCATCCGCATCGGCTGAGATCGCGACCGTCCCCAGCGACCGCGCCGACTCCTCGTCGCGATACACATCCGCCACGGCGCCGAGGACCTGCCCGACCGGGTCCTCGGTGCGCGGGTCGGTGCGGAGGCGGTCGATCGCATCATCGAGGAGCCGCTCGAGGCGGTCGTGATAGCGGGAGACGATGGCCGCGAGGATCGCCTCGCGGTCGGGCAGGTACTGGTACAGCGCCCCGACGCTGACGCCCGCTTCGGCCGCGACGCGCGGAAGGGTGACGACGTCGACGCCCTCGCGGAGCACGAGGGCTTCCGCCGCCGCGATCGCCTGGGCGAGCTTCAGCCGCGACCGCTGCTGCGTGGGCGTACGACGCAGTCCGAGTGTCGCCCAGTCCTGCGGGGTGTCGTCTGTGGCATCCATGAAAATCAAACTTGACTTTGGTTAAGGGTGGCGGCAACGTTAGCAGCATGACGACGACGTCGCACCATCACGATCTCCGCGCGTCTGTGGCCGCGGCATCCCGCACTCTCGCCGGTCACGGACTCCTCATCGGCACCGCCGGCAACGTCAGCGCCCGCGCGGGCGACGTCGTGGCGGTCACGGCGACGGGCGTCGTCCTCGCCGACGCCACCGTCGACGACGTCACCGTGGTCGACCTCGACGGTGAGGTGGTCGAAGGGTCGCTCGCCCCGACCTCCGAGCTCGCTCTGCACCTCGGGGTGCTGCGCTCCGCGCCGCCCGAGCGGGTGTCGGCCGTCGTGCACACGCACGCGCCGAACGCGACGGCGCTGTCGCTCGTCCTCGACGAATTGCCCGTCGTGCATTACCAGCAGCTCCTCCTCGGCGGCTCCCTCCGCGTCGCCCCGTTCCATGCGTTCGGGACTCCCGAACTCGCCGCCGCTGTCGGCGCCGCCCTCGACGGCCGGCTCGCCGCCCTGATGGCCAACCACGGCACGGTCGCGCTCGGTCCGAACCTCGCCACCGCGGTCGACCACGCTCTGCTGATCGAGTGGCTCGCCGAGCTCTACCTGCGCGCCGCGAGCGTCGGCACGCCGCGGGCACTCGACCCCGCACAGCAGCAGGAGGTCGTCGCGCACGCGATGCGCCTCGGGTACGGAACGACGAAGCCGGTGTCGGCGTGACCGCGGTCGGCGAGCTCGTGGCGCATGGCCGTTCCGCTGACGTCCACTCCCTGACGACGGCCACCGTCGTGAAGGTCTTCCACGACGACTGGCCCGATGAGGCGATCGGCCGCGAGGTCGAGGACGCCACGGCCGCCTTCGACCTCGGCCTCACGCCCATCCGCTGCCGCGGCAGAGCGGATGCCGACGGCCGCCGCGCGGTCGTCTTCGACCGCATCGAGGGGGTCGCCCTGACCACCGTCGCCGAGAAGAACCCGTTGCGAATGGGGCGCGTCGCCCGCGCGCTGGCGCAGGAGCATGCGCGCATCCACCGGGTCGCGAGCGACCGCTTCCCCGACGTGCGCGACGTCGCGGCGGACCTCGTCGGGACTGCGCCCTTCGCCGGTCTCACCGCGTGCGAGCGCGCAGCGCTCCTCGATCACCTCGCGTCGCTCCCCGGCGGCGAGAGCGTCCTGCACCTCGACTTCCACCCGATGAACGTGTTCCGACACGGCGGCGGCATCGCGACGATCGACTGGCAGTCCACCGCCTGCGGTGATCCCGCGGCCGACGTCGCGATGACCCGGCTGCTGTTCACCGAGGCCGAGCTGTTCCCGGGGGCGACCAGGGCGCAGCTGCTCGTCTACGGGGCGGCGCGCGGGGCGATGGGACGCATGTATCTGAGGGAGTACCTCGACGTGACGGGAATGACGACGGCGCGCCTCGACCGGTGGGCGACGGCCGCGCGGGTGCTGCGGCTGGGGATGCTCGACATCCCGAGCGAGCGCGAGCGTCTGCTGCGCGGCATCCGGTCGGTGATCGCCCGATGACGACGACGGTCCGGCGTTCCCTGCCCGCCGAGGGTGAGGTCGTCGACGTCCTCGTCGTCGGCGGCGGCATCACCGGAGCGGCGATCGCCTACGAGGCCGCGAGTCGCGGGCTGTCGGTCGC
This DNA window, taken from Microbacterium sp. MM2322, encodes the following:
- a CDS encoding PadR family transcriptional regulator: MASPLGPTAFWILTALAGGRRHGYDILREVDSASSGRAAMKVTTLYAALERLEREGLIRADGEEVVGGRARRYFAIEDAGGAALLAEITALEHQARVARERLAAARRPGAARPAVARTAFA
- a CDS encoding SDR family NAD(P)-dependent oxidoreductase, encoding MPGAIVITGASSGIGAGFARRYAARGHDVVLVARRADRLDALAEELRGLHRIDATVLAVDLTDPAAPAAIAAELAQRGIRPAGLVNSAGFGTASAFADEDAARVAAEVQVNVLALTLLTRELLPDLIAARGVLVNVSSNAGHQPLPGLAVYAATKAYVTSLTEAIWQETRGTGLKVLALCPGPTETEFFAVAGSETFKVGATKSVDDVLDEAFAALDSANPSPVRTVGAANRVQGWAARVSPRRLRLRVAARAVGGA
- a CDS encoding TetR family transcriptional regulator produces the protein MRRMPPEERRHELVAAAIRVIARQGVAAATTRAITAEAGMPLGAFTYIFGTQDELMTAVIDTVIEQERFAAESRAIDPTSLASAIRSGLEGYIDLLERDPSDEIALLELALVARRRNPQGQMRAQWETYYAAAEQVLTYAAEITGNRWTQPVADLARHLVVVVDGITTTWLADGDSDAARRTASFAAAAFAAASAPLGAPTEGSPRAD
- a CDS encoding aminotransferase class III-fold pyridoxal phosphate-dependent enzyme; the encoded protein is MSSSVYTFDKSLAAFRRAQQVIPGGIPGHLGPTEGLHLPNNGFPKFATRAEGTRFWDLDGNEFIDWMCGYGPNILGYNDPDVAAAAQAQAKKEDVVSLPSPVMIDFAELLVDQVASADWAMFAKNGGDTTTLAIMTARAATLRKKVVFVKGFYHGVAPWTQKLDYPGVLEEDVANNLYVPWNDLDALRTLLSENRGEVAALISTPYMHGNFVDNQLPAEGYWQAVRKLCDEHGVVLIIDDVRAGFRLDLAGSDHYFGFEADLICFCKALANGYNVSALLGRESLKEAVSSITYTGSYWMSAVPFAAGIATQQKLRELDAPALFERLGTRLTDGLTEAASEAGFTLVASGAPALFYLRVADPADSLMLHQDWIAECVRRGAYLTSHHNHFLNAAVTEADVDRTVEIAADAFAALRTRHPAVV
- a CDS encoding MFS transporter; amino-acid sequence: MTGTTTAPATTGTVLGVAAVYGLQGLGYAVIVTALPAFQERTGLDATGIAAILLGVCVTAALGSLAADAIARRASSRHGVIVGLSLQALGLVATAFSPGTAMLAASVLVYGLGLGLIDASSNMQGVLVQRGRATPLLGRFFATLTAGSIVGALGMAGILATGAPAFATLVGAAVLQVAFLLVVSGRLSRERAAQSSEWSGPRGPRLDARAITIVGLVILAAYTVDSAVSSWSSVHLRAIGAAVAIAPLGLAAYQGGVLAARLATDAVVRRIGRGRLLAVSLVLGVIGALIVAAVPSPVASIVGFAISGVAVGALVPIAFGLAGSIEPERSDEVIARVNLFNYAGAVLGAVGVGVLTDVTGSGLAFLLPALLLVAAVPAWRRAA
- a CDS encoding TetR/AcrR family transcriptional regulator encodes the protein MDATDDTPQDWATLGLRRTPTQQRSRLKLAQAIAAAEALVLREGVDVVTLPRVAAEAGVSVGALYQYLPDREAILAAIVSRYHDRLERLLDDAIDRLRTDPRTEDPVGQVLGAVADVYRDEESARSLGTVAISADADAARRRHKRAMADRVHTLLREAGVLDGVDDERGAAVARVAFASADAVLHEAFSAPETERAMLLAELERALRASLGA
- a CDS encoding class II aldolase/adducin family protein, translating into MTTTSHHHDLRASVAAASRTLAGHGLLIGTAGNVSARAGDVVAVTATGVVLADATVDDVTVVDLDGEVVEGSLAPTSELALHLGVLRSAPPERVSAVVHTHAPNATALSLVLDELPVVHYQQLLLGGSLRVAPFHAFGTPELAAAVGAALDGRLAALMANHGTVALGPNLATAVDHALLIEWLAELYLRAASVGTPRALDPAQQQEVVAHAMRLGYGTTKPVSA
- a CDS encoding aminoglycoside phosphotransferase family protein yields the protein MTAVGELVAHGRSADVHSLTTATVVKVFHDDWPDEAIGREVEDATAAFDLGLTPIRCRGRADADGRRAVVFDRIEGVALTTVAEKNPLRMGRVARALAQEHARIHRVASDRFPDVRDVAADLVGTAPFAGLTACERAALLDHLASLPGGESVLHLDFHPMNVFRHGGGIATIDWQSTACGDPAADVAMTRLLFTEAELFPGATRAQLLVYGAARGAMGRMYLREYLDVTGMTTARLDRWATAARVLRLGMLDIPSERERLLRGIRSVIAR